A stretch of Procambarus clarkii isolate CNS0578487 chromosome 20, FALCON_Pclarkii_2.0, whole genome shotgun sequence DNA encodes these proteins:
- the LOC123751020 gene encoding venom protease isoform X2 encodes MKGPTSSTLLLLLASVSLATVASALAQDDQPAATEDISPPIVNFQCGQNRQQTFNLLLRSFAQASILRPESESSEAPGGGIVTRAQKPPGRAGVPQDALAVHLTPRSLVQRQSPKEAAAAALERDTASRMVTGGVRATKNSWPWMALLGERNGGSNTWFCAGVLINNQWVLSALHCLTQATKTVQVVRLGEHDYNDDNDGAAHEDFGVAESILHPEYLFPQSYHDLALIKLDRKIVFKPYINPVCLAWGGQSSHSLVGQNVTLAGWGNTEFAGFPSSVLQEVNVTVFQSSECDQSYSTLLEYPTTWPQGIGQETVCAGDRNGGRDACQGDSGGPIVTRNPDGRFTLAGIVSRGYGCGLKDFPGLYVNLHHPPYLAWIKKIAFN; translated from the exons ATGAAGGGTCCAACGTCATctactctgctgctgctgctggccagTGTTTCGTTGGCCACTGTGGCCAGCGCTCTGGCTCAAG ACGATCAACCGGCGGCCACAGAGGACATCTCTCCACCCATAGTCAACTTTC AGTGTGGACAAAACAGGCAGCAAACCTTCAACTTATTACTGAGatcgtttgcacaagcttccatcCTGCGGCCAGAATCTGAGAGTAGTGAGGCTCCCGGGGGTGGCATAGTGACCAGAGCCCAGAAGCCTCCAGGGCGCGCCGGGGTACCTCAGGACGCACTGGCCGTACATTTGACCCCTCGGTCACTTGTACAGCGTCAGTCTCCCAAGgaagcggcggcggcggccttGGAGCGTGACACCGCCTCACGGATGGTGACGGGCGGCGTCAGGGCCACCAAGAACTCTTGGCCCTGGATG GCGCTGCTGGGGGAGAGGAATGGTGGGAGCAACACGTGGTTCTGTGCAGGAGTGTTGATCAACAACCAGTGGGTACTCTCAGCTCTCCACTGCCTCACCCAAGCCACTAA AACAGTTCAAGTTGTTCGTCTTGGCGAACACGACTATAATGACGACAACGACGGAGCAGCTCACGAAGATTTTGGCGTAGCGGAGTCCATCTTGCATCCCGAGTACTTGTTCCCGCAGAGCTACCACGACCTGGCACTCATCAAGCTGGACCGCAAGATTGTCTTCAAG CCATATATCAATCCAGTGTGTCTGGCATGGGGAGGTCAGAGCAGTCACAGTCTGGTTGGACAGAACGTCACACTAGCAGGCTGGGGCAACACTGAGTTTG CTGGTTTTCCCAGCTCAGTGTTGCAGGAAGTGAACGTGACGGTGTTCCAGTCGTCAGAGTGCGATCAGAGCTACTCTACTCTGCTAGAGTACCCCACCACATGGCCTCAGGGTAttgggcaggagactgtgtgtgcTGGAGACCGCAATGGGGGACGCGACGCCTGCCAG GGTGATTCCGGGGGACCCATCGTGACCCGTAACCCAGATGGGCGCTTCACCTTGGCCGGGATAGTGTCGCGCGGGTATGGGTGTGGCCTTAAGGACTTCCCTGGCCTCTACGTCAATCTCCACCACCCGCCATACCTCGCCTGGATCAAAAAGATCGCCTTCAACTAA
- the LOC123751020 gene encoding venom protease isoform X1 yields the protein MKGPTSSTLLLLLASVSLATVASALAQGSCTPRTGGRGRCVEIRSCPSVLRTFRLILPVFCNHRGRFLVVCCPAVGDDQPAATEDISPPIVNFQCGQNRQQTFNLLLRSFAQASILRPESESSEAPGGGIVTRAQKPPGRAGVPQDALAVHLTPRSLVQRQSPKEAAAAALERDTASRMVTGGVRATKNSWPWMALLGERNGGSNTWFCAGVLINNQWVLSALHCLTQATKTVQVVRLGEHDYNDDNDGAAHEDFGVAESILHPEYLFPQSYHDLALIKLDRKIVFKPYINPVCLAWGGQSSHSLVGQNVTLAGWGNTEFAGFPSSVLQEVNVTVFQSSECDQSYSTLLEYPTTWPQGIGQETVCAGDRNGGRDACQGDSGGPIVTRNPDGRFTLAGIVSRGYGCGLKDFPGLYVNLHHPPYLAWIKKIAFN from the exons ATGAAGGGTCCAACGTCATctactctgctgctgctgctggccagTGTTTCGTTGGCCACTGTGGCCAGCGCTCTGGCTCAAG GCAGCTGCACGCCTCGTACAGGAGGCCGGGGCCGGTGTGTCGAAATTCGCAGCTGCCCAAGCGTGCTGAGGACCTTCCGTCTCATCCTTCCCGTATTCTGTAACCACCGTGGAAGGTTTCTAGTTGTCTGCTGTCCTGCTGTAGGAG ACGATCAACCGGCGGCCACAGAGGACATCTCTCCACCCATAGTCAACTTTC AGTGTGGACAAAACAGGCAGCAAACCTTCAACTTATTACTGAGatcgtttgcacaagcttccatcCTGCGGCCAGAATCTGAGAGTAGTGAGGCTCCCGGGGGTGGCATAGTGACCAGAGCCCAGAAGCCTCCAGGGCGCGCCGGGGTACCTCAGGACGCACTGGCCGTACATTTGACCCCTCGGTCACTTGTACAGCGTCAGTCTCCCAAGgaagcggcggcggcggccttGGAGCGTGACACCGCCTCACGGATGGTGACGGGCGGCGTCAGGGCCACCAAGAACTCTTGGCCCTGGATG GCGCTGCTGGGGGAGAGGAATGGTGGGAGCAACACGTGGTTCTGTGCAGGAGTGTTGATCAACAACCAGTGGGTACTCTCAGCTCTCCACTGCCTCACCCAAGCCACTAA AACAGTTCAAGTTGTTCGTCTTGGCGAACACGACTATAATGACGACAACGACGGAGCAGCTCACGAAGATTTTGGCGTAGCGGAGTCCATCTTGCATCCCGAGTACTTGTTCCCGCAGAGCTACCACGACCTGGCACTCATCAAGCTGGACCGCAAGATTGTCTTCAAG CCATATATCAATCCAGTGTGTCTGGCATGGGGAGGTCAGAGCAGTCACAGTCTGGTTGGACAGAACGTCACACTAGCAGGCTGGGGCAACACTGAGTTTG CTGGTTTTCCCAGCTCAGTGTTGCAGGAAGTGAACGTGACGGTGTTCCAGTCGTCAGAGTGCGATCAGAGCTACTCTACTCTGCTAGAGTACCCCACCACATGGCCTCAGGGTAttgggcaggagactgtgtgtgcTGGAGACCGCAATGGGGGACGCGACGCCTGCCAG GGTGATTCCGGGGGACCCATCGTGACCCGTAACCCAGATGGGCGCTTCACCTTGGCCGGGATAGTGTCGCGCGGGTATGGGTGTGGCCTTAAGGACTTCCCTGGCCTCTACGTCAATCTCCACCACCCGCCATACCTCGCCTGGATCAAAAAGATCGCCTTCAACTAA